A region of Jannaschia sp. W003 DNA encodes the following proteins:
- a CDS encoding sensor histidine kinase gives MFAESPPDAVTPAVGQKALDLLDREVLVVDVTGAIAYANAEARALIDAPMGDGSDLGTFLGLWQEGDESTRALVRRIAGSSTWQPFTLTRASGRHAGLRIHMRARAFMAGVGDDRSLQVLVTTDLMRERSFEDHRRLIRHLNLRLAEGSRTEALLTGLLESERHLRRELIHRVKNNLSLLSGLLRLNRSRLRDPEAIGQLEEMERRILAIGAVHDLLDRHHETDFVRADELIEHICRELEKALTPGTIDIERELIPVRLHISDATPLALIINELVTNALKHAFPRGSGRISIALRKNGVEKLEAVVRDDGVGVEMGLGTEENGHGTRILQSLAAQIQGEIVRQVDQGTMWQLVFAPREDEGTPTGALH, from the coding sequence GTGTTCGCAGAGTCCCCGCCCGACGCCGTGACGCCCGCAGTGGGACAGAAGGCGCTCGACCTCCTCGACCGCGAGGTGCTGGTCGTCGACGTCACCGGCGCGATCGCCTACGCGAACGCCGAGGCGCGCGCGCTGATCGACGCGCCGATGGGCGACGGCAGCGACCTGGGCACCTTCCTCGGCCTCTGGCAGGAGGGCGACGAGAGCACCCGCGCGCTGGTGCGCCGCATTGCGGGGTCGTCGACCTGGCAGCCCTTCACGCTGACCCGCGCCTCGGGGCGCCACGCCGGCCTGCGCATCCACATGCGCGCCCGCGCCTTCATGGCCGGCGTCGGCGACGACCGCTCGCTCCAGGTGCTGGTGACCACCGACCTCATGCGCGAGCGCTCGTTCGAGGACCACCGCCGCCTGATCCGCCACCTCAACCTGCGCCTCGCCGAAGGCTCGCGCACCGAGGCGCTGCTGACGGGCCTGCTGGAGAGCGAGCGCCACCTGCGCCGCGAGCTGATCCACCGGGTCAAGAACAACCTGTCGCTCCTGTCCGGCCTCCTGCGCCTCAACCGCAGCCGCCTGCGCGATCCCGAGGCCATCGGCCAGCTCGAGGAGATGGAGCGCCGCATCCTCGCCATCGGCGCCGTGCACGACCTGCTCGACCGCCACCACGAGACCGACTTCGTGCGCGCCGACGAGCTGATCGAGCACATCTGCCGCGAGCTGGAGAAGGCCCTGACCCCCGGCACCATAGACATCGAGCGCGAGTTGATCCCGGTGCGCCTCCATATCTCGGACGCGACGCCGCTGGCGCTGATCATCAACGAGCTGGTCACCAACGCCCTCAAGCACGCCTTTCCGCGAGGCTCGGGGCGCATCTCCATCGCCCTGCGCAAGAACGGCGTCGAGAAGCTCGAGGCGGTGGTGCGCGACGACGGCGTGGGCGTCGAGATGGGGCTGGGCACCGAGGAGAACGGCCACGGCACCCGCATCCTCCAGTCGCTCGCCGCCCAGATCCAGGGCGAGATCGTGCGCCAGGTGGACCAGGGCACCATGTGGCAGCTCGTGTTCGCCCCCCGCGAGGACGAGGGCACCCCCACCGGCGCGCTGCACTAA
- a CDS encoding methanogen output domain 1-containing protein: MQGGPEIDKGEVAAVEIALDRDVFFRRMLRELAGTIEAIVGVREASGYVAAVGAAMGDWINAAYHAEMGPEDFDLKTVAEVFVDLKRRIDGGFYVESVAHDQIVLGNTRCPFGDDVHGRPSLCMMTSNVFGRIAADNLGYARVQLDATIARGDPRCMIVVHLVPREGVRPDEREYFRVPADPAQAAE, from the coding sequence GTGCAGGGCGGACCAGAAATCGACAAGGGCGAGGTGGCCGCGGTGGAGATCGCGCTCGACCGCGACGTCTTCTTCCGCCGCATGCTGCGCGAGCTGGCGGGCACCATCGAGGCCATCGTCGGCGTGCGCGAGGCCTCGGGCTACGTGGCCGCCGTCGGCGCGGCCATGGGCGACTGGATCAACGCCGCCTATCATGCCGAGATGGGCCCCGAGGACTTCGACCTCAAGACCGTCGCCGAGGTCTTCGTGGATCTCAAGCGACGCATCGACGGCGGCTTCTACGTCGAGTCGGTTGCGCATGATCAGATCGTGCTGGGCAACACCCGCTGCCCCTTCGGCGACGACGTGCACGGCCGGCCCTCGCTGTGCATGATGACGTCGAACGTGTTCGGCCGGATCGCGGCCGACAACCTCGGGTACGCGCGCGTGCAGCTCGACGCCACCATCGCCCGCGGCGACCCGCGCTGCATGATCGTGGTGCACCTCGTGCCCCGCGAGGGGGTGCGCCCCGACGAGCGCGAGTACTTCCGGGTCCCCGCCGATCCTGCGCAGGCGGCCGAGTAG